TGAGGAGCGAGGAGAAGTTTAGGCATTTAAGGAAGTTGTTGCAGAGAATTAATGATAAAGCTCAGGGAAGGATAAACATAATAGAATTAAGGGCTAAAAGGTTACCACGAGAATTAATAAAGTTGGCTTCTGGGATTATTGATTTAGAGAAAATATCAGAAGATGTGAAAGTGAAGGCAGATGGAATACCAGTAATTACAACATTTGATTTTATGTTTAATAGGGCTTTCTTTGAACAAGAGAAACTCTTTAACGAGATTAAAAACGAGGAAGGAGGTCTTTTCAAAGAATCCACTAATACTGCAAAAGAAGAATCCTCCATTCACTTTAATCTGAAGGTTTTTTTAGTTAGATATCTAACTCATAAGTTAAGGAAGGAAGGGAAAAGGCTCTTCAAGCGTGAGGAAATAATGAAAGAGATAAAGAGTGAAGAAGAACTTGCTCAAGATGTGATTCCGGACGTCAGGGTAGGAAGTGAGGTTTACGAGGTCGAGACACTATTTGGTCCTCATGCCGGGGAAGAACCTGATCTAAAGATAAACAGAACGGTTGATAAATATGATAGAATAACAGGAATATCTAAAGTAAACATAGTTATGGATAACTTCGGTTTTCTGTTGCACCTAAGAGACTTACTAAGAAAAAAGGCCCATTTCAGAGACAAAAAGTTTGAGGTGGAATTTTATACTATAGATCTCCAAAATAAAAGGCTTATATCTTTGGCAGACTTTACCAGAGAATTTAAAAGGGTGCTTGAGAGAAGCGTATGAATGGTTAAAGTCATGACTCGCTTATCGCCCTGAAGTGACTCTAAGAAGAAGGAAATTACGTGTCTTTTTGCTAAACACAGCGTTTATGGGCCCTTTGAGCCACTTTATCGTTTAAGGACGTAAGCTTCACGGAGACCATAACTTCTTTTTTATTCCCTTATGTATCACCAGCCATTTAACCGAAGCCACTTATTATACGAACCGCTCAATTTAAAGCAAAGCCTTTATTATCGGTACAAAGGTATTCTTGCGCTTCAGGCCTTTCCGTCAACTCCTGAGAAGGGCGACGTGTACTCCTAATGTAACCTAACTAATCAGCCGTGCTTCCAAGAAATGTTCTGAAGCCTCTTCTGAAAACGCCTTGAATAAATTGTTTAGTTCAAAAAAGAGACCACAATATTACTATAGATAGCGGATGCTTATGACGGTAGGGATTATTTCGGCTGCTACTGATTGCCAGCATCGACTTACATTCTATAATTATGGTTTCCCTTTGACGCGTATGAAAAGGGATTTTTGTTAACATTTTAGAGTTGCTGGCCTTCTGGTGTTCTTCTATAGAAGACAATTAAGCAGGATATTCCCTTGAAAGTAGGCTCCAGGCTCAGCAACGCCACTTACTATTCTCTTTCTTCCACTCACTTTCAACCAAACTGAATGCTCTTTATTTTTAGCCTCGGTTTTTTCGGTCCTTTCTTTTCCTTTTCTGTTTTACGGCGTTTTCATTATCCACTTCCATACCCTGAACTTTCACCTTGTGCTTTTAGGTGTTTAAATTACCTGGAGAGAGTTGGTGGAGGTGGGGGAGGAGGGTGGTGGATTGGAAGTTCATAGTGGTAGGCGTTTTGTTCTTGAAAGTGTTCTTGGATTTTGAGTAAAGTAGGGGTGGTGGTTGCGTGGCTTGTGTCGTAATTGTTATTAGTCTGTGTTTATCTGGTTTTTTCTGGTGAGGTCGGATGCAGGCTGTTGGTAAGGTTGGGAAGAGGATGGTTTTGTATCCGCCTAGGGAGCTTCTGGAGAAGCTTGGTTTTAGTGAGGGGTGTGATGTGGTTTTCAGGGTTGAGGGGGATAGGCTTGTAGTGGAGAAGGTTGAAAACTTGTGGGAGCTTGCTCTCCGCTCGCGTAAGTGGGCTGAAACTAGTGTTGAGGAGTTTGAGAGGGAGTCTGAGGAGGTGCAGGGGGAGTTCGCTTTTGAAGAAGAGAAGAGTGGTTCTTGACACAACTTACCTACTTCCGTCGCTGGGAATTTCCGTCAAGGAGATAGGGGAGGAGGATATTCGAGGCATCATGAAGCATGGAAGTGAGGCAGAATACCTTTACCCGTCGCCCCTGCTAGCCGAGCTTTTGGCGAAGGTAGCTAAGGAGGCTTCGAAGAGGGGGATCACCGGGCTTCCAGCCGAAGCCTGTGACGGGTTAAGGGCTCTGCTGGCAGGATTAACAGTTACTGTAGAGACACCTACAATAGATTCCCTGATACTTGCAGCCGAGCTCTGGATAAGGGGGCACAGGGATATCATGGATAACGTGGCCTATGCACATGCTTTGAAAACCAAAGCGTACTTCATGACCCTCGACGAAACGCTCAAAAAGTTCCTAGCGGAAAAAGGATACCCGACAAGCATCATAATAAACCATAAAGAGCTGAGAAATGTCTTTAGTAGGAAGGAGAGGGAAAGTGGACCCCCTTAATGGGGCAACATAATGGATTTCCATACCGGCGTCAGTTTGTGGACGGAGGTTACGGCCACTTATGGCTTCTAAACGTTCTTAAAACGCTGCCAGAATCGGAGCAGACAGCTTTCATTTGCAAGTTAACCTTTTGAGCGTTGCGTCGACTGGGAGCGTTTTCAGTAGCCCTTCAATTCTCGTCGTTTCCCTTTAATATTTTTCATCGCCCCTAATTTCGGAAACCGTTTCTTGTGGAAGCCGGTAGTTGTCCTGATATTTGCGCTTGAGAGTGTTGAATCATGCACCGCTTTTATGCCACCTGTTTTTCGGAATTAAAAATGTGAGGCCTTTTGAGATCAACACTGCTTCCGGTTTGAGCGTAAAGATTCTGTGGCGCTTGGTGGTTAATACTTGATGAAGTTTTTTCCTGGTTCGTCGCAGACAGGGCACCTGTAGGGGGGTTCTCCGACGTGTATGTAGCCGCAGACTGGGCACACATATATTTCCTCTGGCTGCATGTCTTCTCCTTTTTCAACGTGTTTCAGCGCGTTTCTGCAGGCGTTGGCATGGCTTTCTCCAACTTGAGCCAACTGCGTGAAGATCACATATGCCCCGGGGTTTCCGCTTTCAATCGCAGTGTTCGCTGCTTCTATGTACTGCTTGGTTTCGTCTTCGACATTTGCACACACGTTCAGGTTTTCCCTTGTGGTGCCGACGTTAAACCCCACTTCCCCCCTGAGTTTTTCGACGTCTTCTTTTGTGGCGTCCCTTCCGTAGTAGAGGTGGAAGAAAAGATTTAGGTGTATTTTCTCAGCGCGTGAAAGGGCCTTAAACATTCTGGCGACGTTTACGTAACCTTCGTCTACTGCTTTTTTCTCTGCCCCCGCGTATAGGAGGGCTGCTTTTAGCTCTGTGAGCATACCCTCGAAGATTAAGTCTTCGAGTTTACCCATGCTTTATCCTCCACGGCTTACAACTATCTTTTCTGCTATTGACGCTATGAAGGGGGAAGAGGTTTCCTTCAGCTTACTGACTATGCTTTTCGCCGCCTCGACTCCCTGGCTTGTTCCGCTTAGCATGTAGAACCTGACGGCCTTCAGGAGCTCGATATCGTGTACGATTGGGGTGTCTCTAAAGAGCTCTGCGGCGGATTCTATGCCGTAAGCCACCTGCATGAGCAAGTTCTGTTTGACGCGTTCAAACTCCACGAATAGGGCCGTGTTGCCTATGGCGTCAAGCATGTCGACATAGTAGTGGACGAAGTGGTATTCGTTGAAGTTCCAGAATTCCTCCATTTCTGGGCTAGCCAGTTCTATCACGAGGTTTGGTACGTCTGAGAGGAAGATGCCCTTTTCGGCTGCTAGTCTCGATAGGACGGAGAGGAGGCCGGCGAGTGAAACATAGTACATGTCGAGCATCACCCTATGGGTTTTTCCTAACCCTATGAGCCACTCGGTCTTGCTCCTAGCGTAGTCGTAGTACTTATCAAGCCGTTTATTGACAAACTCGTCTCCTAACTCCAGCAGTAACCTCAATATGAGGTTGAGCGCAAAGTAAATGTTCACGGCCTTGTACCTGTTTGGGTAGTAGAGTCCCTTGTCGACCAGCTCGTCTCTGTAGGACTCGAACAGCTCTAGGATTTGCTTTAAGAGTTTGACGCCATCGTCTGGTAAAATGCTCTTTTCCAGTAACCCCCACACTAGAATGAACTGTAGGACATGGAAGTATACGTAGACCTCGGGAGACTTTCTCTTATAGGCTTCGTCGAACTCCCTCTTGAACCTCCCGTAGAGCGAGAAGACCTCGGAGATGTCCTTCGGTCTTTTGGTTAGTATGTCGAGGAGAAACTTTGTTTCAATGGTTAACCCATAGAGGTAGCTTGACTTCCCCTTATGCTTTCTTTCGAGGAAGTCTAGGAGCGGGCCGTACGGCAACGGGGTAAGCAAAATGGAGTACACATCAACCTTTTCTCCGCTGAGACCCCTGAAAAACTCCATCTGCTTTTTAACGAATAACTCTCTCCTCCTATTATAGGCGCCCAGCACGAGGAAGGATTCAAGCTCAGCCTTCAGAAACTCCCTAGCCACTTCGTCCTTAATGGATTCTATTACCGTGTTTATTTCGTCAAGCGGTGGCGCCTCAACTTCTGGGTCGAATGAGTTTAAGGTTAGCGCCGCCTTAGCGTAAAGTATCTTCGCCAGTTCTCCACTCTCTTTGTCGTCGAAAAGTGAGGGGGCTGCCTCGACGACTCTAGAAAAGTCCGCTTTGTAGTATGCATCCACAAGTTCTTTAAGTGTTACCCTGCCTGTGAAGAGCTTCCTTATCTTGCCCAGAATTCCCGGCTTGTAAATTTTGGGCTTCACCTCGGCGAAGCCTAGTTTCATCCCTTTCCTGACATCCAGTCCTGCGAGTAGGACCTCGGCAAGCCTCTTCACGGAAAGAATTGACGGAGGAGACCTGAAAACCACCCTTTCCACTTCTCCGATGACGCGCTGTTTGAGTTCGTCGTCAAACTGGATGCGTAAAGGATCAACACCAGTCCTGTCCAGCCGAGTAACGGCCTCGTCGCTTATCTCGATAAGCCTGTCATCCCTCACATCGCTTATCATGACAAGGTTAAACTTCCTACCAAATGCGAAATAGAGATGTAGGTTTTCAAGCTCAACGTGCCTAACTCTCGACTTGAAAACCTCTTCGACAACTCTTCCTATCGCCACCACTACGCCGGAGAAAAGTACCTGATCAGACTCTAGGAGGACACGAACAAGCTCCTTGGCAACCAGAGGAGTTCCACCTTCATCTAGCAATAGGTAGCCGAGAATCATCGCGAAAACCTCCGGCGAAAGCAGAAACCACATTAACCACTCTTCTATTTAACTTTTCTCTCACACTTTTTGAGAGAGCTGAAACCTAGATTCAGAAAGCTCCCTGAAAGTGACTGGAAACAAGTTTGTGAGCGTTTTCCTATTTAGGGCAGCGGCGCCGAGCAATGGGGTTTTTCGGTGAAAAGTGTTCGCGGCACTAATGCGCTTAGCCTGCCTTCTTCATCTTCTCTATTTCTCTTTCCCTCAGAATTCTTCTTAGGAGTTTTCCTGCGGGCGTCCTTGGGAGACTGTCCACGAACTCGACTTCCCTTATCCTCTTGTAGCCCGATATTCTTTCCTTCACCCACTCTATGATTTCCTCAGCACTTACTTTTCCTTTGTATTCCGGTTTTAGGACGATGAAGGCTTTCGGTATCTCTCCCGCCTCAGGGTCAGGCTTGCCTATGACCGCGACGTCGAGAACTGCTTCATGCCTCAAGATGAGGGATTCAAGCTCAAAAGGCGCCACGGTGTATCCCTTATACTTTATGACCTCCTTGATCCTGTCCTGGAACACGAAGAACCCTTCCTCGTCTATGTAGCCTATGTCCCCCGTTCTAAAGAAGCGCTTCCCTGTTTTCGGGTCAACCCACCACGCCCTAGCATCCTCCTCCGGCCTCTTCCAGTAGCCCTTAAAAACGTTTGGCCCCGAGATCACGACCTCGCCACTCTTGTTGACGTCCTCTATCTCTTCGCCTGTCTCTATGTCCACTATTTTTAGTTCTACGTCGGGTAAGGGTATTCCCTGCCTCTCTGTCCTGTCAAGCCTTGCATTTGGATTAGTCGTGCACATGGGGCTTGCCTCGGTCATCCCCCAAACCTGGTTGTGGAGCAGATTTGGATTGTTGCACTTTTTGGCAGCCACCTCTCTCATCCTGTCTATTAGAGCCCTAGCTATCGGCCACGCTCCAGTAGCGAAACATTTCAAGTACCTCCAGTCGTATCTTTTATCAGTGTTTTCAAGGTACATTACGAGCAGCGCGTAGGCTGGCGGAACAGCCCAAGAAATGGTCGCCTGATACTTCTCTATGTTCTCTGCAAGCTTCTCCAGGTCGAACCTGCCCATTATGACGTAGGTGCCGCCGACGCCAAGCAGAATGTTGAAGAAGCCGAACTCAGCCATGTGGAACATGGGCATGCTCCCCACATGGGTATCCATGTGGCTGATCCCAAGCGCTGTAGCCAGCTGAATAGCGTTCACGACAAGGTTATAATGTGTGAGCATTGCCCCCTTCGGCGGCCCAGTTGTCCCGCCAGTGTAACATATCGTGGCTACATCTTCCACCGGGTCGATACTAACAGATACGGGTTTTGCCTCCCCGCCTTCAATAAGCTCCTTGAGCCTGTACGTCCCCTCAACGTTGCCCCCAGTCACGATAACCCTCTCAACCTGCACTCTACTTCTAACATTCTGGAATACCGGGTAGAGGTCGCTATGAATGACAAGGGTTGAAGCCTCTGCGTCACTCATAACTTGCTCGAGCTCGTACTCCCGATACATAGGGTTGATCGGAACCTGTATCGCTCCAAGCTTCCAGTTCGCATACGTGACTAAAACGTAGTCGGGGGAGTTTGGAAGCATAACGCCAACCCTACTTCCCTTACGAACCCCAACACGAAGCAAAGAGTTGGCAAGCCTATTAGTTAGCTCACCCAACATGTTGAACGTCATCACTTCAGGTGAATCAAACGTAAACCTCGGCTCAGCATATATCAAGGCAGTCTTCTCACCATACTTTCTGACGGCGTTATCCAAGTACTCCCCCAGAGAAATTTTTGGATAATAGAGCGAGGGAAAACCAATTCTATAAGAAAGCTTCCTAACATCCACCAAACCAACCACCCAAGCCACCGCTACACAACTACTTTAAGCTTTAAAGTATTTAAAAAATATAGATTTTTTAAACGCAAGGCAATAACGTAACCGTATTAAAAACTACACCTTAAAAATCCAAGGGAGCCTTTAACGAAGACGCCTGAGGAAGGATATCATAAAGGAGGACTGCGTGAGTTTTAAGCGGGAAAAACAACCTAATGTGGAAAATCGGACCCGGTATGTTTCAATAGGTAAATTTCTCCCTTCTAACACATTTAGAAATTTTCCTTGTCCATGGATGCTGGGATCGCGCCGGCCGTCTAACTCCACTTTAAAATGCAACGCGTCTATGGCTATGCCTTATAGGGCACGGAGACGGTGTGCTGACGCAAAAATTCCTGTTGCAGTCAACCAGCATCTCTGGGTGAATAACTAGGTCAGGAAGTTCTCGCCTCACCAGCCACATCGACCCTGACCCTCCTTGCCAGGGTTCCGCAAACTCCCCAGCAAACGACGCTAGGCTCAAGAAGGATAAATCGACATTTGGCGTCTGAAAGCCTCTAAAAGAAGCGCCGGGAGATAAGTTTACAGCGTATCCTTCAACTTTGACAGAACCTAAGCATTAATTGCCAAGATGCAATTTTCCAAAGGAAAAATATTCTCGCTTTCTTTAAGGTCGTAGGGACAACGAACCCACAACAAGTGCTCATCCAGCAAAAGTTAAGGCATCCAGACTGACAATTACCACCGCACCTCCAAACACCCATCAAACTACTAGAAGGTTACACGTGCAACAATAATGCTGGTGCCTTCCAAAACATCATACACGGAAACAAGAAGCCAACAAAACGCATGACACCGATTTTTCGAGAACTTCCTTCAAACCCGGAGTAATAACAACCACAAGTCTAACGAGCAATACTTTCAGACTCATTGAATCTAGAACTAGCTCTTTTCAACGTGAAATACATCCAGAAATCTTTGGCAATAGTCCGGCAAGCGATCCGCAAACCAGTCCAGAAGTGCTTTTACTTGAATGGTTGATGCGCGCTTCTCATGGAAACCTCTTATAGGAGGCTGGATCGGCCCTTTGGAGGGCGCCCATTACGGTCTCCTTTCAAGCCTGGCGAAGCCGTGTGCTGAAAACAGGCTTACGCGAAAACAGTTAATTTATATTTTCACCTACTCATATTAAATTACATGAAGGGTGATCTCGGATATATTGTTGAAGTTTTGGATGAAGCTTATGAGCGCTTGAAAGGTTCTTATTTGGAGTCATCTGTTCTCGGCCCTGCTAGGATTTACTCTGCCAGGAACGAGGTTGATAGGGAATTTTGGGTGTTGTTTTGTGCATTAGTGGATTTTCAAGTGCCTGTGATGAGTGTCTTGAAACCTATGTTGATGGGGCTTATTGAGTTCATGGAAAAGGAGAGGTTAAGGTTCATCGAGCTTATTCATGATGATGAATCGGCTAGAAGGGTGCTCAGCGAATTTAGCTGGGTTAGTGGTGGGGGCACCAGGAATATAGGTTTCAAGCACAGGTTTGTCAAAATTGACGACATAATCTCTCTTTTCAGAGTTTTTAGGAAGATCATTGAAGAGAAAGGCTCGCTTGGCTCCTTTGTAAAAGAAGTTTACGAGAAATCATTGAGCAGAGAAGAGCCTGTCGAGGGAGTTGTCTTCGGACTTGTAAAACTACTCAGCGGTTATGGTGGTAGGCCACCGCTAGTCCCCGTTGAGTGCACGTCTGCCCTTAAACGCTTAAACCTTTTTATGAGGTGGATGGTTAGACCTTACCCCGACCTTAACCTGTGGAACTTCATCGATAAAAGACACCTTCTCGTTTCCCTAGATGACGGCTTGAGGAGGGTGTTGTCGAGGGCTTTCTCGGTTAACGTTAGGCCCAA
This window of the Candidatus Jordarchaeales archaeon genome carries:
- a CDS encoding ferritin family protein, which produces MGKLEDLIFEGMLTELKAALLYAGAEKKAVDEGYVNVARMFKALSRAEKIHLNLFFHLYYGRDATKEDVEKLRGEVGFNVGTTRENLNVCANVEDETKQYIEAANTAIESGNPGAYVIFTQLAQVGESHANACRNALKHVEKGEDMQPEEIYVCPVCGYIHVGEPPYRCPVCDEPGKNFIKY
- a CDS encoding AMP-binding protein, which encodes MDVRKLSYRIGFPSLYYPKISLGEYLDNAVRKYGEKTALIYAEPRFTFDSPEVMTFNMLGELTNRLANSLLRVGVRKGSRVGVMLPNSPDYVLVTYANWKLGAIQVPINPMYREYELEQVMSDAEASTLVIHSDLYPVFQNVRSRVQVERVIVTGGNVEGTYRLKELIEGGEAKPVSVSIDPVEDVATICYTGGTTGPPKGAMLTHYNLVVNAIQLATALGISHMDTHVGSMPMFHMAEFGFFNILLGVGGTYVIMGRFDLEKLAENIEKYQATISWAVPPAYALLVMYLENTDKRYDWRYLKCFATGAWPIARALIDRMREVAAKKCNNPNLLHNQVWGMTEASPMCTTNPNARLDRTERQGIPLPDVELKIVDIETGEEIEDVNKSGEVVISGPNVFKGYWKRPEEDARAWWVDPKTGKRFFRTGDIGYIDEEGFFVFQDRIKEVIKYKGYTVAPFELESLILRHEAVLDVAVIGKPDPEAGEIPKAFIVLKPEYKGKVSAEEIIEWVKERISGYKRIREVEFVDSLPRTPAGKLLRRILREREIEKMKKAG
- a CDS encoding AbrB/MazE/SpoVT family DNA-binding domain-containing protein, which produces MQAVGKVGKRMVLYPPRELLEKLGFSEGCDVVFRVEGDRLVVEKVENLWELALRSRKWAETSVEEFERESEEVQGEFAFEEEKSGS
- a CDS encoding DUF2400 family protein, which gives rise to MESSVLGPARIYSARNEVDREFWVLFCALVDFQVPVMSVLKPMLMGLIEFMEKERLRFIELIHDDESARRVLSEFSWVSGGGTRNIGFKHRFVKIDDIISLFRVFRKIIEEKGSLGSFVKEVYEKSLSREEPVEGVVFGLVKLLSGYGGRPPLVPVECTSALKRLNLFMRWMVRPYPDLNLWNFIDKRHLLVSLDDGLRRVLSRAFSVNVRPNWRGVIDATRFLRKLNPDDPVKYDYLLSRVSIMGYCAKELEKSRCYLCPLVNLCEASRFKPEPHHVPLKGKEREIFEKFLSVYGEEFDSVTTEYPLEGYRADAVLHRRSCETWIVEVEEKLNYNAIGQVVTYRYLFFKTRGVKAKPVIVCLRSDKRLREACEVEQGVEVVEVGVEQHGFRIV